The sequence gctaaaaaaaaaccaaaacacatttgtaataATTGTCTTCCATTATTGTCTGCCATGGACTATTTTAATAGCTTACATCTCTCCTTATGTGATccatatttaataattaaaacaataaagaaacacgctaaaatgaaaaatccctGTCACGCCCATCCATCAACAATAATGTTCTAGTCGACAGCAATTTCATTATTgccttttctaaaaaaaaaaaaaaaaaagaaaaaagaaaaaaacaagagaCAAGATTGTGACTGTCATGTCAATAAATGTCAGACGAGTCaagtcatacttttttttttttccacattgctTGTTGGCAGCAAGTCAAAACTGTATTTGCTGAGTGCTCAGAGCCGGCAGACGGATTCTTCTGCCTGGCAAGCATCCCGAGACAGGAAAGATGACAGCGAGATCTTATTATTGTGTGTAGTTAGCCAGCTAGCGAGACTCATATACTGTAGGCTCTCTCGTTCCCCTGAGATGCCTCTTACATATTCCCTCTGTGTTTATTCACTCCAGCCTAATCGACTTGGATTTTCATGAATGTGCTGCTCAGTTAACCAAGTAGCTATTTGTGACATTGTCACGGTCTTGTGCGCTTTCAGATGACGGGAAGCTGTCCTTGGAGGAGTTCCAGTCATACTTCAGTGACGGGGTCCTCACAGACGAGCAGATGCAGGAGCTTTATCGCTCCGTCGACAGGCAGAACGCAGAGTGAGCTCTTCTCGTTTTTGCAGCCCGCCTGGCACTTACGCATTCATTAAGTCAAGATTATGTCCAAGTTACACATAAGCCTCCCTAATTGCATTTGGAGGCAAATGTAAAGTTTGCGGCAACCCACTGATGAACAATGGCCTTAAGTACCGCTGCACTTAAGATACTATGATAATAGATGATGTCATTCATTTTCACAATGATCTCTACAGAGATACAGAGATAATAATGTGTCATTTTGAATGACACTTgcatgtatatttatttcatattactCTATCcacctgactaccagcaattcaaatgtgtcctctgtagtggacatttttaaacctgaatatttcccacccagtgcatacgattcaattaactcattttgtgctctatatAGGACACtgagagctttccaatgataccaaatgtgtaggggtggggcttcgcTCAGTGCAAgaactttttagggaagaggaaaagtaagtgtataacactttttattgaacaattttacgcATTAAATGTTGCACGCATGTGTTCtatgactcttaagaacacattaaagtattgtttggattattttaactgtatttgagcctagcatttaagttttaaaaaatgtcctctgtagtggacacatcataacttaaaaataaacacttttttttttttcaaaaaattcttttgcagtattccagttacttcacaaagattggggaatatcaaaataaacatgattggacaatatttttttcctggtggtCAGGAGGATATTACAAACCACAACCATAAAAGTAAGAGTAACAGTCAAAACAGAGAGTTTGTAAACAATTTTGCACTTCTATTGACTCTCATTCAACTATGCAGAAACACTAACTAAACAAGATTCATTCCATCAGTGAGCTCAACTGCACTGATCTTTTGTCTTCTCGGTTTCCGCATAGCAACATGGACATCGACAAACTGTCAGGTATGATTTTTTTGGTTGTCTTTCTGTTTCTCCAAATTTTATTTGACTGcatgttggtgtttttttgtttgtttgttgttttttgttttccaaaaactCAGCACATGACATACAGTACGTGTCCATTTTCCAGAGTACTTCAGTCCACACGTGGGAGAGTATATCAACGTGTTGTCTGCGCTTGAGAAGCTAAATGTGGCCATTTTAAAGGCAATGGATAAAACTAAAGAGGTAGGTGTCTTTAAACTTTGCATTTATTATAATTTGCATATTGTATGATAAATGTAGTACAGCTATATAGCAAGCGCTTTACAAAGgctcacattcacacaccaACGGGAGGCTGCTGCCATGTCCACGTTAAATATCATGCCCAAGGGCACGTCAATGTGGTATAATTTGAGGATCAAATCCACAACTTGAGTTTGGGTTGGGAGATGACCGCTCTACTGATCCTGCCACTCCACACTTAATCATTGGCACTAATGAATGATGTAGTCATAGGTTGAGTCATTCTTGCCCTCTATACTGTATCTTGAATTCTTCAGACAAATTTTGAAAACGCTTCCCTCCCTTTTGTTTGCTACCTTGTCCTGGCACTATTTGAGGCTTTATAACATTTTCTTCCTGTCAGTGATATTATAGCTAAAGACTTTATCCTGGCAAGTAATATGTTCCCAGTGTAGTGTGTATTGGCCTCCAGCAATGGAGCGATATGAATTTCCGTCTCACAAGAACTCAATCTTATTGTGATAAACGGCAAAACGGATAGattgtaaaacagaaaaaaaaaagaaaacattggcTGTATTGTTGTCTCGAGGAACAAGGATTTCATACTTCATTTTTCACTTTCCCCTTGCAGGAGTATCAGGGCTCCTCTGTGCTGGGCCAGTTTGTGACGCGCTTCCTGCTCAGGGAGACCTCCACCCAGCTGCAGTCCCTGCAGTCATCACTAGACTGCGCTATGGAGGCCGTCCATGACCAAGGCTGCACAGGCAGAAGATCAGTCAAGAAGCCCGAGGACCTGCCTATCCAGAGGCTCGCCAAACGTCCGGGCCGACGCATCCAGAAGAACATGTGTCTCTCCCCTACGGACCCTTACTCTGGCATGCTGACCACAGGTGGGGTCCCACCACCCCCATTAAGATGTGGAACGACAGGGAATGAAGTGTTGATGTTGTGTTTCAGGGGTCAGCGTGGAGTCCGACTACCACTGGGGATCCCAGGTCGATCAATTGGAGCAACTCATAGACAAGCTGGAGTGTGAGGTTTGTATGGAATTTGAATGTAGATTGCATGCAAATTCTCCTAGAATGACATTTCCTTATCTTTGCCATGCAGAGTTCTTGCTTTAATTTGAAACTGTGAGGGCTAAATCTTTGTGTCTGGCTGTCTTGCAAGTCATAATCGTGTTGCTGCCTGCGTATGACTCACCTCTCTCTGCTCACACCTTCAGAGTCCACAACTTGAACCTCTCAAAGAAGATACACTGGCAGGGACATATAAATCGGTGAGTTAGCCCGCTTGATGCTCGGTGTTTTTAAACAACACTAAAAGCAACAaggttttcattcattttacatTCCAACAACAATGCCATGCGATGTGACAAAATAATATttgctgttgccatggcgacctcATATTACGATTATTACATCACCTGCTGTGTCGTATTATGTCACATGGGAGCACATGAGTCACTCCCAGATGTAGTTTATTGTAAAACTACTGCTACATAAATGCTAGATACATTTTAAACTCCAGGCATGCTAATAAAAAGCACTGATGTTACAATAAATGAGAACACTTCAAACAACACAAGCACAGCAGCTCAGGGTGTTGTGTATAAGAATGCTATTTTTTTGTAGGATTttgtatcgattctaatttcctcagtcaaaaagatttgattttgattctcaACAGTTCAGTTCAATTCGATTTAGATTTTTGTCTGATTTGATTTAATCCACTTCAATTCACTCTGATAGCGATTAATTATgtcacatcaattcttcttaaatgtcaaggacatgataaaaactccacaaatattaaattccaaagtaaattttgcagaggcaatAACTGGTCAaaggatttagtttattaatgaaagtcatACGTTTTATAATCActtattgacatcagcaaggatgtgTTGAACATATTTCATAATCTAATtcagtaattgtaaatataaattaaaaagaatcTGAATACTTTGAAATTCAACTTCACAGTAAAGTTCAAGAAAACATTAAGAtaccaaggggaaaaaaaaatctattttctcaagaatttatgggaaaaagaatCAGTTCTTGGTTTTATGAAGCGATATCGGGCTTGAAAAGgagaatcgattcaatattgattatttgatttttaaaccAAGCCctacagtagtttttttttttttttttgcttgcttgcttctAGAACATTCTCCTGGTCCAAAGACAAATGTCAGTGAAGGAGTGCGATGTGGAACGCTTCCAGCAAGCTCTGAAGATCTACACAGAGGCCAGCAGCGGGCAGCCAAACAACCTGCAGTCAGTCCCTTTGTCTACTTTTTTACCTCGCCTTTATCACTGCCGTCTTTCCTCACTTGCCTTTCTCCTCCTTCAAGCATTTCCGTCCAGAACCCGCCTGACAGATCGTGCTTCATCATGTACGAATTTTGGCAGGATCGCCTCTCCTGGATGAGGTGAGGAGCAAAAACACGTTTTCAAATGTCAAATCTGAAGTGCAAAAAGAGGAGGGGTCTTTTCGAAGAGAAGGCCAATGCGTCTCTTGGGCGTCTTCCCTCATAGCTTCCTGCAGTCATCCATCAGTAAGACGTTCCAGCGCTGCATTATTGACTCACTGGAGGAGCAAGAGATCGTCTCCACCATGCTCCTCCCAGGTAATCCAAAACCATGACAAACATTTACATGGACAGCAATATTTATTACATCCCACTATAAACCACCAAACAAAGTTGTGAGAAAAAAGTGGTTACTGTATGTCACTGGCTGACATAGAGAAGAAGAGCAAATGGACCAATTAAATTCACTTTGATAATTCTCTTTATGGATAATATATTTTAAGTGAAAGTATGCCCACATGTTAGTTAGACACTATTTGAAGTTATGGCAAATATTCAAAATGATGCTATTGTCTTCATCAGCTTCCTGGTGGATTATGAACAACAACTGACGGCACAAGGCTTCTTCAGATCGGCATGAATGAAATAACGGATTTATTGTGGTTTGTTGTTGCTCTTTTCTGTAAATTCTGATTTTCCATAAAGCGTGATGGCCAGATGAGACGTACTTCAAggtaccccaaaaaaaaaaaaagtacttgaaTAGAATGTAATGCAATATTCTATGGAGCGATCAGTATCAGTGCTGATGTTGATGTGGCACTTTTCCCACTCCTGATTTAATAGAAGCATAAGAAATTGGGAGGGGATGGAAGAATTGCATGATTTCTTAAACTGCACCTATCGTTCTCatctttcattttattaaatagaTCAAATGTCAATGCATCAAAAATAGACCATTCATCACTCCCCCCCCACAATACAGGCAACAACAGAAAGGGTAAATAACACATGAACGTAATAATTTCCTTTTGTCCTCTTTGTGATGTTGAGTGCTGTTGTCTCCTTCACTAGCTCGCATTTTTCCGCTGGTGGAGGGGGGGCAAACAAAACATCCTCTGGTTTAGACTCAAGAATAGAAGTATGTAACCAGATATGTAATACTAAAATGGTCCAACTCTAAACATCTCTGTGTCACTCTTGCACTTTAGTAAGCTCGGATCTACCTGTATTTGttcgaaaaataaatacatttagtgtagattgtaaatgtattttgaagAATTTCACTTTATATAGAAAATCAATAACATACCCAAATCACATGAACGTCAAAGCCAATATTTTGCATTGGCGTGTATCCATGCAGGCAGGAGACACactaaaaaaatgttgtttataTTTTGGAGCAGGAAGTATTCTGTGTAATGACGCAAGAGAACAGAAGTCTAATGTGTACAGTCGTTAGACGTAAGTAGTAGAAGATACAATAAGATCCATGTACAGTGTAATAATGGTTACTAACAAGCATTCTCACGTTGATCTGGCATAGACAAGTAATGCACGGACTGTTCACTCACTCACCCTCCCCGTTTAGCAATAATGTGATCTTGGTGTATGTTATGTGTTATATTTGTTTTCTGGCATGCAATAAAATTAATGACATGCACAAAATGTTTCACTAGTGGTCACTTAATTGTTTGTCTTTACTTTGATGTTTTTCTGTGTGTCTTTTAATGATGCAGTTTGAGAACGAGAACCCCTGGTCTGTCTTAACTGCAGGTGTAGCTTGAACAATGATGTAGTAAAAGTGGGAGGAGAGTAGTCTGAATTGGGTTCTGGAGTCGTGCTCCACCTCATACATCGAACTCATTTGCCAGCCGCGAGTCGTTCCAAGTCAAGTGTGGGCCACATCCACTAGGAACGCTGGATAAGAGCGCCCTCTAGCTTCTCCTGCTACGGTCGCACATTGACCAGTACTTTCTGTTGACTCGCTCACCCGTATCAGGTGACGTCCTGCTAGGACGGCAATTGGCTCTTGTCTCAGACCTTCCCCGAGGTGATTGGTAGAGTGACGAGCACTCAGCATGTGACCTCTACAATGAGCTTCCTCCCACGGAAGTGACGAAGGTTCACcgtttgtatatataagtaccACACACGGCAATGCTTTTCTGCTACGgtgctgttttgtttgtgtatgtCTATCCAATACTACAGAAATGATTACTGTAGCTtatgtttatgtatgtatttcttGTTACGTACGATTGTCTTGTTTTTAAACCGTAATACTAAATACTAAGAAGTTGTGGATGTTACAATGCATGCTGGGAATTATGACCACTCTATTCGACTTTGTATTATATCTTAAAAcgaatgacatgtttttttctgttttcacaatacattaatataaaatacatattattCACACTACTCCACgagtttgtattattattatgactattattattattattattattattattattattattattattattagtagtagtagtagtagtagtagtagtagtagtataaattaatttattgagTACATTCATACTGTGTTTTCACAGGAAAAGAGTAACATCTAATTCTAATCTAACACAAGGGCTTCTCCACTCTTGGCTCTTCACAACACAGCATGTAGATTAGTGAAGATGCCTCATCATTTGGTGCAAGTGTAACACTCAAAAGTCAGAGCTCGGTATTTAGTCTGAACAATGATTGTATGCTTTTGGGGAATCCAGGtttagaaagtaaaaaccctgaaacaACCCTGAAacgccacaggtgcttctattcAACAGTTGGAGATGAGCTCTTTTACCTGctagttgagtagaagcacctgtggctattCTCTGCATTCTCTGGActtggattccccaaccctgtgTCGGTCATCTCACTGACCTACATAAATTTTGCCAGATCTGTCACCTTCAATATGGCGGACGCGCTGACGTATTGAAGTAATGCACCGAGGCGGCCTATGCGAGGTTTGTGAAGCGAAGAAGTAGGGTCTGGTTTCCGTCTTTCCCACAATGCATTTCGGTCCATTTTGAGCCCTGCGTTTTGCTACGTCTTTTACAAAGTTGtcgacatatatttttttaatcaattaaaagTCATATTTGATGGTTTGTTTCTTCTGTTGTTATTTAACTTTTATAATCCAAGTTGTTTATGAAGGACCGTAAGTAAACTTAGTCCTGGTTTACCCTTCTATTTGTAATGCTCGCCCCACATTTATTCATCCGGGCATTCAGAAGGCTTGCACTCTGAGCTACAAGCAGAGAACACAGTTTCTCATCGATATGCTCAGGGGAAAGTCCCCGGACACGCAGCAGAAAGTGCACCGCATAAAGCGGCAGTCGGCTCGGTACGTTGAAACTGCCGAGATGTTCGGAAAGAACTGAGCTTGACACAAGTCGGGCCGACGTTGTCACCAATCAAAGGAATGCAAGAATGCTACTATGCTTTGACACAACGGGGCTTAATCTCAGAATGCACATTTTGGTATTGTTAAAGGGCACCTGAGGAGTTAAAGGGTTAAACACAACACAAGGGGAGGACCATACTTTTGTGCTGTGCTCAGGAGCGACATCTGTTGTTGTTGACACATGGATTTCTCGTTTATGAGAGGTTTATACAAAAAGAGATGCTAGTTTTCCAAGATCACAAAGGAGAGGGCGGAATATATCAACTTGTGAAATCCTACCACTTTGTCATGTCTATTAATTGTAAATGATTCTgcttacataataataataataataataataataataataataataataataataataataataataataatacacaacgtACATCATATTTATCGACATCAACAAGACAAACAAAATGAATATCTAACATTGTTTATTGTACTtatattttaatcttatttacaataaatcagtTAACAAGATTACAAACAGGTTGGTGGCTGCAAAGAAGTACCTGCCCATTTTTAAGTGCAAACATACTGTATACATGAACTGTGTATTTAGACACTGTCCCTTTACACCACTGCTGTCttgcaaaaatatgttttgtctGTTTTCTAATCAGTATGAGACACAAGGAGATAGAGCAAGGTAATGtgacttattttattattattttttttttttaatattcatacTAGAGCAGagttttgtgtgtgcaaagaaATATTTCTCTAACATGAGTTCACCACCGGCTGCGGCCAGCAACAGAACTGGAAACCCTTGGATAAtgcaatttcatttatttaaaatatatatttgcttagccattgtcctattttttttctttctgcttaCTTATTGTTCCTCATTAAGAGCCAATGGCTCCTTTGGAGCTCAGGTTGCCTCTTCAGTGACCAAGCAGTTAAAAAGACTTGCCTGTGCCTAAAAAAGGGCAAACATTCAgatgaggttttttttaaagtgtttttcaaaacgtaatttgttttaattacatttctttCATTACTTTTTTCTAGTACATATGTAACTCTAAAATATGATTCTGTATGCACACATTTGTGAATGTATTCAACAACTACTACAAGCACGTTTTAATCTTTCTAGTGTAAAGTGATACCAAGGCTAAAggctaaaacaaacacaaaagcgTGGGAGGAGAGTAGTCTGAATTGGGTTCTGGAGTCGTGCTCCACCTCATACATCGAACTCATTTGCCAGCCGCGAGTCGTTCCAAGCCAGATGTGCGTCACATGCACTAGGAACGCTGGGAAAGAGCGCCCTCTAGCTTCTCCTGCTACGACCGCACATTGACCAGTATTTTCTGTTGGCTCGCTCACCCGTATCAGGTGACGCCCTGCGAGGACGACAATTGGCTCTTGTCTCAGACCTTCCCCAAGGTGATTGGTGGAGTGACGAGCACTCAGCATGTGACCTCTACAATGAGCTTCCTCCCACAGAAAGTCTTGTTGAACACCAAATGATCATATCACCAGCGTAGTCAGCAACGTTTTTGTGCAACGGTGCCGTTTTGGTAGTGTctgtatacattatatatttaaatgatCATTCCCTTTGTTGTAAATGTATTCTTTCTTGCAAGTGTCTCATTAAGTAAGTGTGTGTTGTTAAGACAAAAAGCTTCCACACTATGGAGCCATGAATGTTGCAATGCATGCTGGGAATTACCGGCAAGCGTCACAGCACAGCAAAAGTACTCGTCTATCCCATGAGtacaatacaatataaataaaaatacaatatgtgATACTTAAATTGATTATACATATTAAAATATTCTTTGTATAATTTTCACATTAAACattattagatagatagatagatagatagatagatagatagatagatagatagatagatagatagatagatagatagatagat is a genomic window of Festucalex cinctus isolate MCC-2025b chromosome 2, RoL_Fcin_1.0, whole genome shotgun sequence containing:
- the LOC144014584 gene encoding N-terminal EF-hand calcium-binding protein 1-like, which gives rise to MLACTEMITMCLQSAKLQHLSKQQECDHNHNRTASLFHDIFRRADKNDDGKLSLEEFQSYFSDGVLTDEQMQELYRSVDRQNADNMDIDKLSEYFSPHVGEYINVLSALEKLNVAILKAMDKTKEEYQGSSVLGQFVTRFLLRETSTQLQSLQSSLDCAMEAVHDQGCTGRRSVKKPEDLPIQRLAKRPGRRIQKNMCLSPTDPYSGMLTTGVSVESDYHWGSQVDQLEQLIDKLECESPQLEPLKEDTLAGTYKSNILLVQRQMSVKECDVERFQQALKIYTEASSGQPNNLHISVQNPPDRSCFIMYEFWQDRLSWMSFLQSSISKTFQRCIIDSLEEQEIVSTMLLPASWWIMNNN